From one Gammaproteobacteria bacterium genomic stretch:
- a CDS encoding TetR/AcrR family transcriptional regulator — MVEAAIGLIVESGLKGTTLAAIGERAGYSRGLVTHRFGSKARLLAYVHDTVVEDWIARVKLAVGDLTGVEALCSAVDGLYGFIADAPDEIRAMYLLRYFSIDPGAEYRANVAKAHLAQRRDVQRWIEAGQTHGTVDAHVDASLAAEMFCSAVDGLIYRWLVNPGMPIRELHQLLGREVRRALAGPS, encoded by the coding sequence ATGGTGGAAGCGGCCATCGGCCTGATCGTGGAAAGCGGCCTCAAAGGCACCACGCTGGCGGCGATCGGGGAGCGTGCAGGCTATTCCCGGGGCTTGGTGACTCATCGTTTTGGCAGCAAGGCGCGCTTGCTTGCGTACGTTCACGACACGGTGGTGGAAGACTGGATAGCACGGGTTAAGCTCGCGGTCGGCGATCTGACCGGCGTCGAAGCCCTGTGCAGCGCCGTCGATGGGCTTTACGGCTTCATCGCGGATGCGCCCGACGAGATTCGCGCCATGTACCTGCTGCGCTATTTCAGTATCGACCCCGGTGCCGAGTATCGGGCGAATGTCGCCAAGGCGCATCTGGCCCAGCGCCGCGACGTGCAGCGCTGGATCGAGGCCGGTCAGACGCACGGCACCGTCGACGCGCATGTCGACGCCAGCCTGGCGGCGGAAATGTTCTGTTCGGCGGTTGATGGTTTGATCTATCGCTGGCTGGTCAATCCCGGTATGCCGATACGCGAACTGCATCAGCTATTGGGCCGCGAGGTCCGACGGGCGCTGGCCGGGCCGAGCTGA